The following are encoded together in the Wolbachia endosymbiont (group E) of Neria commutata genome:
- the ftsY gene encoding signal recognition particle-docking protein FtsY, producing MLSLFNNLYKGLLKTSSRFSGGVKSIFSTKKKLDQLLLNELEELLISMDIGHKTSRLIIDRLASTKFEKEVEHDIIKKQLMNEIEAILNPVAEPLILDKKPHIIMVCGVNGNGKTTTIGKLAYQYTKAGKSVMLVACDTFRAAANEQLNVWAERSGCSIVTGEHGSDSASVAYKAVSQAIKDNIDVVLIDTAGRLQNNVNLMEELSKIYRIIKKLDNTAPHNVILVLDATTGQNAYSQLEAFSKMVNVTGLIITKLDGTAKGGVVVGLAQEYKVKLHAIGIGESIEDLRVFTGKEFAEALLNDYN from the coding sequence ATCTTGAGTTTATTCAATAACCTTTATAAAGGCTTGTTAAAAACTTCTTCTCGCTTTAGCGGGGGAGTGAAAAGTATTTTTTCTACTAAAAAAAAATTAGATCAGCTGCTTTTGAATGAGTTAGAAGAATTGCTAATCAGCATGGATATAGGCCATAAAACTTCTAGATTAATTATTGATAGGCTGGCAAGTACTAAATTTGAAAAGGAAGTTGAGCACGATATTATCAAAAAGCAATTGATGAACGAAATAGAAGCGATATTGAACCCAGTTGCTGAGCCACTAATTTTAGACAAAAAGCCCCATATAATAATGGTATGCGGAGTAAATGGTAATGGTAAAACCACAACTATAGGCAAGCTTGCATATCAATACACAAAGGCGGGAAAATCCGTTATGCTTGTTGCATGCGATACATTTAGAGCTGCTGCTAACGAGCAGTTGAATGTTTGGGCTGAGCGATCTGGTTGTTCTATTGTGACAGGAGAGCACGGTAGCGATTCTGCAAGTGTAGCATATAAAGCTGTAAGCCAGGCTATAAAAGATAATATTGATGTTGTTCTGATCGACACAGCAGGAAGGCTGCAGAATAACGTGAACCTTATGGAAGAATTATCAAAAATATATAGAATTATAAAAAAATTAGACAACACTGCTCCTCACAATGTGATTTTAGTTCTTGATGCAACTACAGGCCAAAATGCGTATAGCCAATTAGAGGCATTTAGTAAAATGGTAAATGTTACAGGGTTAATAATAACAAAGCTAGATGGCACTGCCAAAGGTGGAGTAGTAGTTGGGTTAGCGCAGGAATACAAGGTAAAGTTACACGCCATAGGAATTGGTGAAAGTATAGAAGATTTAAGAGTGTTTACTGGTAAGGAATTTGCTGAAGCGTTATTGAATGATTATAATTAA
- the recF gene encoding DNA replication/repair protein RecF (All proteins in this family for which functions are known are DNA-binding proteins that assist the filamentation of RecA onto DNA for the initiation of recombination or recombinational repair.) has translation MTTRCYIKKLRLHNFRNHSDFELNSDDSSAVIVGKNGVGKTNILEAISLLAKSNGMKKAKASEIQNRFSNKDWAVHYDFFNGMGFSSIGIAKSFNKKLIQIDGKTQPNHSSIYKISNVIWLIPQMDQILLNSPSDRLKFLDRIASLFEENYTCCYMKYRKAKHERSKLLKENILDENWLSSLENVMAVNAVNIVHMRLSVLKMLQDTIDNHSTEFFPKALLRFSSQLNSNDTIEYSQNRFKENRQKDSLTGRVNFGVHNDNFQVFCQQRDMPINLCSTGEQKLLLLSIILSSVKARCIHHNKAPLLLLDDIMSHLDKHYRKALIEEVLNVQCQTWITDVNQNNFNDYRASFKFFDL, from the coding sequence ATGACTACACGTTGCTACATAAAAAAGTTGAGATTACATAATTTTCGTAACCACTCAGACTTTGAATTAAACTCAGACGATAGCTCTGCTGTTATAGTTGGCAAAAATGGTGTGGGAAAAACTAACATACTTGAAGCAATCTCGCTGCTTGCTAAAAGCAATGGAATGAAAAAAGCAAAAGCCAGTGAGATACAAAATAGATTCAGCAATAAAGATTGGGCGGTTCATTATGATTTTTTTAACGGAATGGGTTTTAGTTCTATTGGCATTGCAAAGAGCTTTAACAAGAAGTTGATTCAGATTGATGGCAAAACGCAGCCAAATCATTCTTCTATATATAAAATATCTAATGTAATATGGTTGATCCCACAAATGGATCAAATACTTCTTAATTCTCCAAGTGATAGGCTGAAGTTTTTAGATCGTATAGCTTCGCTATTTGAAGAAAATTACACTTGCTGCTACATGAAATATAGAAAAGCTAAGCATGAAAGGAGCAAACTGCTCAAGGAAAACATTTTAGACGAAAATTGGCTCTCTAGTCTTGAAAATGTAATGGCTGTTAATGCGGTTAATATTGTACATATGCGATTGTCTGTTCTAAAGATGTTACAAGATACAATCGACAATCACTCCACTGAGTTTTTTCCTAAGGCGCTCTTAAGGTTCAGCAGCCAGCTAAATTCGAATGATACCATAGAATATTCTCAGAATCGTTTCAAGGAAAATAGACAAAAAGACTCATTAACTGGTAGAGTAAATTTTGGTGTACATAATGATAATTTTCAGGTGTTCTGTCAACAAAGAGACATGCCAATAAACTTGTGTTCTACTGGAGAGCAAAAGCTGTTACTGCTTTCTATTATTTTATCGAGTGTGAAAGCAAGGTGTATTCATCACAATAAAGCACCACTTCTTCTGCTTGATGATATAATGTCTCATTTGGATAAGCATTATAGAAAAGCATTAATCGAAGAAGTGCTAAATGTGCAATGTCAAACTTGGATAACTGATGTAAATCAAAACAACTTTAACGATTACAGAGCTTCTTTTAAATTTTTTGATTTGTGA
- a CDS encoding P44/Msp2 family outer membrane protein, whose amino-acid sequence MINFYHDWKNDRFSFSPYVGAGVGLSRIKMFDSPSIRPAYQLKAGLNFPRYRRY is encoded by the coding sequence ATGATTAACTTTTACCATGACTGGAAAAATGACCGTTTTTCTTTCTCACCTTATGTCGGAGCCGGAGTTGGGCTAAGCAGAATTAAGATGTTTGATAGCCCATCAATCAGACCTGCATATCAACTAAAAGCTGGACTGAACTTTCCACGTTACCGAAGATACTGA
- a CDS encoding cold-shock protein, whose product MEYGNVKWFNPEKGYGFITPEGKSKGVDIFVHISELERSGIRPGDLRGENKEKGIKGERVSYELKEERGRNGEDKKSAINLKIITADAG is encoded by the coding sequence ATGGAATATGGTAATGTAAAGTGGTTTAATCCTGAAAAAGGCTATGGTTTTATCACACCAGAAGGTAAAAGTAAAGGAGTGGACATTTTTGTGCATATCAGCGAGCTAGAGCGTTCAGGAATAAGACCTGGGGACCTTAGAGGAGAGAATAAGGAAAAAGGAATAAAAGGAGAAAGAGTCAGTTACGAGCTTAAAGAGGAGCGCGGTAGAAACGGAGAAGACAAAAAGTCTGCAATAAATTTAAAAATAATCACAGCAGATGCAGGTTAA
- a CDS encoding DEAD/DEAH box helicase → MSNFHEMGLPVSLKQALDKNNLSVPTPIQMQAIPLALQGKDILGSAQTGTGKTLAFAIPLVAKLLDESNAGLALVIVPTRELAGQVKREIEEKLLPKGSIFKLALLIGGAPIFEQIKQLNVRPKIIVGTPGRIIDHIKRKTLSVRNISTLVLDETDRMFDMGFGVQIEEIMKHLPKIRQTLMFSATLPGDIVKLAEKYLDQPERVSVDCQVTTSVKIKQEVIYVSELGKYEKLLGQLCQREGSIIIFVKTKQGADQLASKLCKDDYSALAIHGDLRQQKRERVINSFRRGRNQIMVATDVASRGLDIPHIQHVVNYDVPQSQADYIHRIGRTARAGAEGFALSFVTPQDKRKLPALEEKEGELNFDSKVPFKKHNSKGKKVFKRPGALNVKYGRKKVNTFKKKSRVLEKAY, encoded by the coding sequence GTGAGTAATTTTCATGAGATGGGCCTCCCAGTCTCGCTTAAGCAAGCGCTAGATAAAAACAACCTTTCCGTTCCAACTCCGATTCAGATGCAGGCAATTCCTTTAGCTTTGCAAGGTAAGGATATTCTTGGGTCTGCACAGACTGGAACAGGGAAAACTCTAGCGTTTGCTATTCCACTGGTTGCAAAATTACTGGATGAATCTAATGCTGGGTTAGCTTTAGTTATCGTGCCTACCAGAGAGCTTGCAGGTCAAGTAAAAAGGGAAATAGAAGAAAAGCTTCTACCCAAAGGTTCAATTTTTAAGCTTGCTTTGTTAATTGGTGGAGCGCCTATCTTTGAACAAATAAAGCAGCTTAATGTAAGACCTAAAATTATAGTAGGTACACCAGGTCGTATTATTGATCATATTAAACGCAAAACTCTATCCGTTCGCAATATTAGTACTCTTGTACTTGATGAAACGGATCGTATGTTTGATATGGGCTTTGGAGTTCAGATTGAAGAAATTATGAAACATTTGCCAAAAATAAGGCAAACTCTTATGTTTTCTGCAACTCTTCCCGGAGATATAGTCAAGCTTGCTGAGAAATATCTTGATCAACCAGAACGTGTTTCTGTTGATTGTCAGGTTACAACTTCTGTAAAAATAAAGCAGGAAGTTATTTATGTGTCAGAACTCGGAAAATATGAGAAACTCCTGGGACAGTTATGCCAGCGTGAAGGATCAATCATTATTTTTGTAAAAACAAAGCAAGGAGCAGATCAACTAGCTAGCAAGCTATGCAAAGACGATTATAGTGCTTTAGCGATTCATGGTGATTTAAGGCAGCAAAAACGCGAAAGGGTCATTAATTCTTTTCGTCGTGGTCGCAACCAAATCATGGTTGCAACGGATGTAGCTTCTCGTGGTCTTGATATTCCGCATATTCAGCATGTTGTCAATTATGACGTACCACAATCGCAAGCTGATTATATTCACCGTATAGGAAGGACCGCGCGTGCTGGAGCTGAAGGATTTGCATTATCTTTTGTTACACCACAGGATAAGAGAAAATTGCCTGCGTTAGAGGAAAAGGAAGGAGAGCTGAATTTTGATAGTAAAGTACCGTTTAAAAAACACAATAGCAAAGGCAAAAAGGTTTTTAAAAGACCAGGCGCATTAAATGTTAAATATGGTAGGAAAAAGGTCAATACTTTCAAAAAGAAAAGCCGAGTATTAGAAAAAGCTTATTAA
- the atpG gene encoding ATP synthase F1 subunit gamma yields MKSLKELSLRIKTIKSSQKITKIMQMVSAAKLLQSQKKLSNSKLYISKLRGIISLLMLIADEELLAKILNVSSEASCLAFIIASDRGLCGNFNSSVIKFSQNKLIRNGEKVDIVFLGKKAFDMGKNRFDSKNILKTDNSKGITLKDVGNLISDIDLSKYSKVKVFYSKFYNTFTQKPMMETIKPWGNESSLIDSSLISATTDYNYEYEPQNIEFILKSLIQDYVAVALYSSLLESATSEHSARMVAMESANRNTKEMLNKLALLYNRSRQAAITTDLIEVIGGAESL; encoded by the coding sequence ATGAAGAGCTTAAAGGAATTATCCTTAAGAATTAAGACTATTAAATCTTCACAGAAGATCACGAAAATAATGCAGATGGTTTCTGCAGCAAAATTATTACAAAGTCAAAAAAAGCTATCAAATTCAAAGTTATATATATCTAAGCTCCGTGGCATTATTTCCTTATTGATGCTGATTGCTGATGAGGAATTACTAGCGAAAATTTTAAATGTCAGTAGCGAAGCTTCTTGCTTAGCATTTATTATAGCGTCTGATCGTGGCTTATGCGGCAATTTCAACTCTTCTGTTATCAAATTTAGTCAAAATAAATTAATCAGAAATGGTGAAAAAGTAGATATCGTATTTCTTGGTAAAAAAGCCTTTGATATGGGTAAAAATAGATTTGATTCTAAAAATATTTTAAAAACTGATAATAGCAAGGGAATTACGCTAAAAGATGTAGGTAATTTAATTAGTGATATAGACTTGAGCAAATACAGTAAGGTTAAAGTTTTTTATAGCAAGTTTTATAATACTTTTACGCAAAAACCAATGATGGAAACAATAAAGCCATGGGGTAACGAGTCGTCTTTAATTGATAGCTCTTTGATTAGTGCAACAACGGATTACAACTATGAGTATGAGCCGCAAAATATTGAGTTCATTTTAAAATCTTTGATTCAAGATTATGTTGCAGTTGCTCTTTACTCTTCTTTGCTTGAAAGTGCAACAAGTGAGCATAGTGCTAGAATGGTGGCTATGGAATCAGCCAATAGAAACACTAAAGAAATGTTGAACAAATTAGCACTACTTTATAATCGCTCTCGTCAAGCAGCAATTACAACTGATTTGATTGAAGTAATAGGTGGTGCAGAGTCTTTATAG
- a CDS encoding TldD/PmbA family protein, translating into MNILNIAADITKLIKKQNLDAEVTIYETNKISVSQRLSKIEQISQSKNCTVGIRAIEDRNKVAYISTNDLNNLSDTVSQVVEMAKNAPEDPYINFAVEIGSHISSADLNILDHNVVTIDNLKEIAEAAENSALSHENITNSEGASSSYALVNTVLSTVSGFVGSFSKSTFANQVSVVAGKENEMKVGYDYDVACNFNDLKSPELMGKEAAKRAIEQLNSRTIKTGKFPVIFEKRAAKALVKSFASAINGNSIASNSSFLRNSLNTQIFSDRINIIDDPLLSRGIASKPFDGEGITSKENIFVKNGILQNWILDLYSAKKLNLKTTGNATRASNAAVTPAASNFYIENGSISFDELIQEIKEGIYVTDLFGFGVNLINGDYSQGASGFFIENGKITYPVHEITIASNLNYMFSDLVLADDLTFCGQFNSPTIKVNEMTVAGSLSN; encoded by the coding sequence ATGAATATACTAAATATTGCAGCAGATATCACTAAGCTAATAAAAAAGCAAAATCTTGATGCGGAGGTAACTATATATGAAACTAATAAAATCTCAGTTTCTCAGCGTCTATCAAAGATAGAGCAAATATCGCAATCTAAAAATTGCACTGTAGGAATCAGAGCTATAGAAGATAGAAATAAAGTTGCATATATTTCCACTAACGACCTAAATAACCTTAGCGATACGGTGAGTCAAGTAGTAGAAATGGCAAAAAATGCTCCAGAGGACCCTTATATTAATTTTGCTGTAGAGATTGGTAGCCATATCTCTTCTGCAGATTTAAATATTTTGGATCATAATGTTGTAACTATTGATAATCTAAAAGAAATTGCTGAAGCTGCAGAAAATTCCGCTCTTTCGCATGAAAATATCACTAATTCTGAAGGAGCATCTTCTTCATATGCCTTAGTAAATACAGTATTATCCACTGTTTCTGGTTTTGTAGGCTCATTCAGTAAATCGACTTTTGCTAACCAGGTCTCTGTTGTTGCTGGAAAAGAAAACGAAATGAAGGTTGGCTATGACTACGATGTAGCATGTAATTTTAACGATTTAAAGTCACCAGAGTTAATGGGGAAAGAAGCGGCAAAAAGAGCAATTGAACAGCTAAATTCACGTACAATAAAAACCGGTAAATTTCCGGTTATTTTTGAAAAAAGGGCAGCAAAGGCGCTAGTAAAAAGCTTTGCTTCTGCTATAAATGGCAATAGTATTGCAAGCAATAGCTCTTTCTTACGGAATAGTTTAAATACTCAGATCTTTAGCGATAGAATTAACATTATTGATGATCCACTGCTCTCAAGGGGCATAGCATCAAAGCCGTTTGACGGAGAGGGTATAACCAGTAAAGAAAATATATTTGTAAAAAATGGAATACTACAGAACTGGATTTTAGACCTATATTCAGCTAAAAAATTAAACTTAAAAACAACTGGCAATGCAACTCGTGCAAGCAATGCTGCGGTTACTCCTGCGGCCAGTAATTTCTACATTGAAAATGGCAGTATATCATTCGATGAATTGATTCAGGAAATAAAAGAAGGAATATATGTAACAGATTTATTTGGCTTTGGTGTCAATTTAATTAATGGTGATTATAGCCAAGGAGCATCAGGATTTTTTATAGAAAATGGAAAAATAACCTACCCAGTGCATGAAATTACAATTGCTAGCAACTTAAACTACATGTTTAGCGACTTAGTTCTTGCAGATGATCTCACATTTTGTGGGCAATTTAATTCACCAACAATTAAAGTTAATGAAATGACAGTTGCTGGTTCGCTTAGTAATTAA